In Ferribacterium limneticum, a genomic segment contains:
- the ubiB gene encoding ubiquinone biosynthesis regulatory protein kinase UbiB: MRLLRLLKIASVASRFGLDEMVLEHEPSGRLVRLANALQFWRDLSTPRAVRLRLALEALGPIFVKFGQVLSTRRDLMPMDIADELAKLQDRVPPFASDLALAEIEKAYGRPASEVFAEFDPTPIASASIAQVHFAKLHAEDGGHEVAVKVLRPNMLSVIEHDLALMDNLAMLLEKLCADGKRLKPREVVAEFAKYLRDELDLMREAANASQLRRNFTDSKLLIVPEIYWDFCTSTVMVMERMKGTPISQIDKLRADGIDLSKLSAAGVEIFFTQVFRDGFFHADMHPGNIFVAPDGRYIALDFGIVGTLTDSDKNYLAQNFLAFFRRDYKRVAEAHIESGWAPKDTRVDEFEAAIRAVCEPIFDRPLKDISFGKVLLRLFQTSRRFNVEIQPQLVMLQKTLLNIEGLGRQLDPELDLWTTAKPFLERWMSEQIGWRGLLRSFKQEAPYLARTIPQLPRLVHQALAQPAKADLQPQLDRLIAVQQQQNRWLAIIALLLALLVGALVA, encoded by the coding sequence ATGCGTCTCCTTCGTTTGCTCAAGATCGCCTCAGTCGCCAGCCGTTTCGGCCTCGACGAAATGGTGCTCGAACACGAGCCGAGCGGCCGCCTGGTGCGCCTTGCCAACGCCCTGCAATTCTGGCGCGACCTGTCGACGCCCCGCGCCGTCCGCCTGCGCCTCGCCCTCGAAGCGCTCGGCCCGATTTTCGTCAAGTTCGGTCAGGTACTGTCTACGCGACGCGACTTGATGCCGATGGACATTGCCGACGAACTGGCCAAACTTCAGGATCGGGTCCCGCCTTTCGCCTCCGACCTCGCCCTCGCCGAAATCGAAAAAGCCTATGGCCGACCGGCCAGTGAGGTTTTCGCCGAATTCGACCCGACACCAATCGCCTCCGCATCGATCGCGCAGGTCCATTTTGCCAAGCTGCACGCCGAAGATGGCGGCCATGAAGTCGCCGTCAAGGTATTGCGCCCCAACATGCTTTCGGTCATCGAGCACGATCTGGCGCTCATGGACAACCTGGCCATGCTGCTCGAAAAGCTGTGTGCCGACGGCAAGCGCCTCAAGCCACGGGAAGTGGTCGCCGAATTTGCCAAATACCTGCGCGACGAGCTCGACCTCATGCGCGAAGCGGCCAATGCCTCGCAACTGCGCCGCAACTTCACCGATTCGAAGCTGCTGATCGTCCCCGAGATTTACTGGGATTTCTGCACGTCGACCGTGATGGTCATGGAGCGCATGAAGGGCACGCCGATCTCGCAGATCGACAAGCTACGCGCCGACGGCATCGACCTCTCCAAGCTGTCGGCGGCCGGCGTCGAAATCTTCTTCACCCAGGTTTTCCGCGATGGCTTCTTTCATGCCGACATGCACCCCGGCAACATCTTCGTCGCCCCGGACGGCCGCTACATCGCGCTCGATTTCGGCATCGTCGGAACGCTGACCGATTCCGACAAGAATTACCTGGCGCAGAATTTCCTCGCCTTCTTCCGCCGCGACTACAAGCGCGTTGCCGAAGCTCACATCGAATCCGGCTGGGCGCCCAAAGACACCCGGGTCGACGAGTTCGAAGCCGCCATTCGCGCCGTCTGCGAACCAATATTTGACCGCCCGCTCAAGGATATTTCCTTCGGCAAGGTGCTACTCCGCCTGTTCCAGACATCGCGCCGCTTCAACGTCGAAATCCAGCCGCAACTGGTCATGCTGCAAAAGACCCTGCTCAACATCGAAGGCCTCGGTCGTCAGCTCGACCCGGAACTCGATCTGTGGACCACTGCCAAGCCTTTCCTCGAGCGCTGGATGAGCGAGCAGATTGGCTGGCGCGGGCTGCTTCGCAGCTTCAAGCAGGAAGCTCCCTATTTGGCCCGGACCATTCCGCAACTGCCGCGCCTTGTCCATCAGGCGCTGGCCCAGCCGGCCAAGGCTGACCTGCAACCGCAACTCGATCGCCTGATCGCCGTCCAGCAGCAGCAA